A part of Salmo trutta chromosome 15, fSalTru1.1, whole genome shotgun sequence genomic DNA contains:
- the LOC115148715 gene encoding uncharacterized protein LOC115148715 isoform X3 → MEMFPSERKMDRNDERIKRALRRRPYVLKPVRVNTPDSVLWPTGKVHRRPKPSTSVQTPQIHKRPPIIVSYGQDQTSGDGWSINPEPLSQSGRVTRLMERKYDVTSSSSSDDFSIYSFTDCESECDDEDHERRTPPLKVEDGKVTKLDVKVMDEDDDLSLHSFDESDFLSPGKDSGPVSVKNGLSPLVTSAHRTLAEALRALPSAVGSPYPVNVPRPLTPLSPVIIAPPRTENFPYRHSPRLAPITNLSESGRKLLQEMAGVAPQEGKVNKKNKGKAKKVVKQEKASKMQQMGNVGGSKEEDKKEEKKSLGKR, encoded by the exons ATGGAAATGTTTCCCTCAGAAAGAAAGATGGACCGTAATGATGAGAGAATCAAAAGAGCTTTAAGACGCCGCCCTTATGTG TTGAAACCAGTGAGGGTGAACACCCCTGATTCCGTGTTGTGGCCAACCGGCAAGGTGCACAGAAGGCCAAAGCCT TCTACTTCAGTGCAGACccctcagatccacaaaaggCCT CCAATCATTGTGAGCTATGGGCAGGACCAAACATCTGGGGATGGATGGAGCATCAATCCAGAGCCTCTCAGCCAG tCTGGAAGGGTGACTCGGCTGATGGAGAGAAAATATGATGTGACCTCATCCTCCAGTTCTGATGACTTTTCCATCTACTCCTTCACTGACTGTGAATCGGAG TGTGATGATGAGGATCATGAAAGGAGGACACCACCGCTGAAAGTTGAGGATGGAAAGGTGACCAAGCTTGACGTGAAGGTTATGGACGAGGATGATGATCTGTCTCTCCACTCCTTCGATGAGTCAGACTTCCTG AGCCCAGGGAAGGACTCAGGTCCTGTATCTGTCAAGAATGGTCTCTCTCCTCTTGTGACCTCAGCACACCGGACCCTGGCTGAAGCCCTACgggccctgccctctgctgtAGGCTCTCCCTACCCAGTAAATGTCCCAAGGCCTCTGACTCCTCTCAGCCCTGTCATTATCGCTCCGCCCCGAACAGAGAACTTCCCATACCGCCACAGCCCTCGCCTGGCTCCCATCACCAACCTGAGCGAGTCCGGCAGGAAGCTGCTCCAGGAAATGGCTGGAGTGGCCCCACAG GAAGGGAAGGTCAATAAGAAAAACAAGGGCAAGGCCAAAAAAGTAGTGAAGCAAGAGAAGGCCAGTAAGATGCAACAGATGGGAAATGTTGGAGGAAGTAAGGAGGAGGACAAGAAAGAGGAAAAGAAGAGTCTGGGGAAGAG
- the LOC115148715 gene encoding uncharacterized protein LOC115148715 isoform X5 — translation MEMFPSERKMDRNDERIKRALRRRPYVLKPVRVNTPDSVLWPTGKVHRRPKPSTSVQTPQIHKRPPIIVSYGQDQTSGDGWSINPEPLSQSGRVTRLMERKYDVTSSSSSDDFSIYSFTDCESECDDEDHERRTPPLKVEDGKVTKLDVKVMDEDDDLSLHSFDESDFLSPGKDSGPVSVKNGLSPLVTSAHRTLAEALRALPSAVGSPYPVNVPRPLTPLSPVIIAPPRTENFPYRHSPRLAPITNLSESGRKLLQEMAGVAPQVSSVAAAQTEMFKEIMANYYF, via the exons ATGGAAATGTTTCCCTCAGAAAGAAAGATGGACCGTAATGATGAGAGAATCAAAAGAGCTTTAAGACGCCGCCCTTATGTG TTGAAACCAGTGAGGGTGAACACCCCTGATTCCGTGTTGTGGCCAACCGGCAAGGTGCACAGAAGGCCAAAGCCT TCTACTTCAGTGCAGACccctcagatccacaaaaggCCT CCAATCATTGTGAGCTATGGGCAGGACCAAACATCTGGGGATGGATGGAGCATCAATCCAGAGCCTCTCAGCCAG tCTGGAAGGGTGACTCGGCTGATGGAGAGAAAATATGATGTGACCTCATCCTCCAGTTCTGATGACTTTTCCATCTACTCCTTCACTGACTGTGAATCGGAG TGTGATGATGAGGATCATGAAAGGAGGACACCACCGCTGAAAGTTGAGGATGGAAAGGTGACCAAGCTTGACGTGAAGGTTATGGACGAGGATGATGATCTGTCTCTCCACTCCTTCGATGAGTCAGACTTCCTG AGCCCAGGGAAGGACTCAGGTCCTGTATCTGTCAAGAATGGTCTCTCTCCTCTTGTGACCTCAGCACACCGGACCCTGGCTGAAGCCCTACgggccctgccctctgctgtAGGCTCTCCCTACCCAGTAAATGTCCCAAGGCCTCTGACTCCTCTCAGCCCTGTCATTATCGCTCCGCCCCGAACAGAGAACTTCCCATACCGCCACAGCCCTCGCCTGGCTCCCATCACCAACCTGAGCGAGTCCGGCAGGAAGCTGCTCCAGGAAATGGCTGGAGTGGCCCCACAG
- the LOC115148715 gene encoding uncharacterized protein LOC115148715 isoform X2, with the protein MDRNDERIKRALRRRPYVLKPVRVNTPDSVLWPTGKVHRRPKPSTSVQTPQIHKRPPIIVSYGQDQTSGDGWSINPEPLSQSGRVTRLMERKYDVTSSSSSDDFSIYSFTDCESECDDEDHERRTPPLKVEDGKVTKLDVKVMDEDDDLSLHSFDESDFLSPGKDSGPVSVKNGLSPLVTSAHRTLAEALRALPSAVGSPYPVNVPRPLTPLSPVIIAPPRTENFPYRHSPRLAPITNLSESGRKLLQEMAGVAPQEGKVNKKNKGKAKKVVKQEKASKMQQMGNVGGSKEEDKKEEKKSLGKRFLQWLLPKLRCSKK; encoded by the exons ATGGACCGTAATGATGAGAGAATCAAAAGAGCTTTAAGACGCCGCCCTTATGTG TTGAAACCAGTGAGGGTGAACACCCCTGATTCCGTGTTGTGGCCAACCGGCAAGGTGCACAGAAGGCCAAAGCCT TCTACTTCAGTGCAGACccctcagatccacaaaaggCCT CCAATCATTGTGAGCTATGGGCAGGACCAAACATCTGGGGATGGATGGAGCATCAATCCAGAGCCTCTCAGCCAG tCTGGAAGGGTGACTCGGCTGATGGAGAGAAAATATGATGTGACCTCATCCTCCAGTTCTGATGACTTTTCCATCTACTCCTTCACTGACTGTGAATCGGAG TGTGATGATGAGGATCATGAAAGGAGGACACCACCGCTGAAAGTTGAGGATGGAAAGGTGACCAAGCTTGACGTGAAGGTTATGGACGAGGATGATGATCTGTCTCTCCACTCCTTCGATGAGTCAGACTTCCTG AGCCCAGGGAAGGACTCAGGTCCTGTATCTGTCAAGAATGGTCTCTCTCCTCTTGTGACCTCAGCACACCGGACCCTGGCTGAAGCCCTACgggccctgccctctgctgtAGGCTCTCCCTACCCAGTAAATGTCCCAAGGCCTCTGACTCCTCTCAGCCCTGTCATTATCGCTCCGCCCCGAACAGAGAACTTCCCATACCGCCACAGCCCTCGCCTGGCTCCCATCACCAACCTGAGCGAGTCCGGCAGGAAGCTGCTCCAGGAAATGGCTGGAGTGGCCCCACAG GAAGGGAAGGTCAATAAGAAAAACAAGGGCAAGGCCAAAAAAGTAGTGAAGCAAGAGAAGGCCAGTAAGATGCAACAGATGGGAAATGTTGGAGGAAGTAAGGAGGAGGACAAGAAAGAGGAAAAGAAGAGTCTGGGGAAGAG
- the LOC115148715 gene encoding uncharacterized protein LOC115148715 isoform X1, with protein sequence MEMFPSERKMDRNDERIKRALRRRPYVLKPVRVNTPDSVLWPTGKVHRRPKPSTSVQTPQIHKRPPIIVSYGQDQTSGDGWSINPEPLSQSGRVTRLMERKYDVTSSSSSDDFSIYSFTDCESECDDEDHERRTPPLKVEDGKVTKLDVKVMDEDDDLSLHSFDESDFLSPGKDSGPVSVKNGLSPLVTSAHRTLAEALRALPSAVGSPYPVNVPRPLTPLSPVIIAPPRTENFPYRHSPRLAPITNLSESGRKLLQEMAGVAPQEGKVNKKNKGKAKKVVKQEKASKMQQMGNVGGSKEEDKKEEKKSLGKRFLQWLLPKLRCSKK encoded by the exons ATGGAAATGTTTCCCTCAGAAAGAAAGATGGACCGTAATGATGAGAGAATCAAAAGAGCTTTAAGACGCCGCCCTTATGTG TTGAAACCAGTGAGGGTGAACACCCCTGATTCCGTGTTGTGGCCAACCGGCAAGGTGCACAGAAGGCCAAAGCCT TCTACTTCAGTGCAGACccctcagatccacaaaaggCCT CCAATCATTGTGAGCTATGGGCAGGACCAAACATCTGGGGATGGATGGAGCATCAATCCAGAGCCTCTCAGCCAG tCTGGAAGGGTGACTCGGCTGATGGAGAGAAAATATGATGTGACCTCATCCTCCAGTTCTGATGACTTTTCCATCTACTCCTTCACTGACTGTGAATCGGAG TGTGATGATGAGGATCATGAAAGGAGGACACCACCGCTGAAAGTTGAGGATGGAAAGGTGACCAAGCTTGACGTGAAGGTTATGGACGAGGATGATGATCTGTCTCTCCACTCCTTCGATGAGTCAGACTTCCTG AGCCCAGGGAAGGACTCAGGTCCTGTATCTGTCAAGAATGGTCTCTCTCCTCTTGTGACCTCAGCACACCGGACCCTGGCTGAAGCCCTACgggccctgccctctgctgtAGGCTCTCCCTACCCAGTAAATGTCCCAAGGCCTCTGACTCCTCTCAGCCCTGTCATTATCGCTCCGCCCCGAACAGAGAACTTCCCATACCGCCACAGCCCTCGCCTGGCTCCCATCACCAACCTGAGCGAGTCCGGCAGGAAGCTGCTCCAGGAAATGGCTGGAGTGGCCCCACAG GAAGGGAAGGTCAATAAGAAAAACAAGGGCAAGGCCAAAAAAGTAGTGAAGCAAGAGAAGGCCAGTAAGATGCAACAGATGGGAAATGTTGGAGGAAGTAAGGAGGAGGACAAGAAAGAGGAAAAGAAGAGTCTGGGGAAGAG
- the LOC115148715 gene encoding uncharacterized protein LOC115148715 isoform X4: MEMFPSERKMDRNDERIKRALRRRPYVLKPVRVNTPDSVLWPTGKVHRRPKPSTSVQTPQIHKRPSGRVTRLMERKYDVTSSSSSDDFSIYSFTDCESECDDEDHERRTPPLKVEDGKVTKLDVKVMDEDDDLSLHSFDESDFLSPGKDSGPVSVKNGLSPLVTSAHRTLAEALRALPSAVGSPYPVNVPRPLTPLSPVIIAPPRTENFPYRHSPRLAPITNLSESGRKLLQEMAGVAPQEGKVNKKNKGKAKKVVKQEKASKMQQMGNVGGSKEEDKKEEKKSLGKRFLQWLLPKLRCSKK, translated from the exons ATGGAAATGTTTCCCTCAGAAAGAAAGATGGACCGTAATGATGAGAGAATCAAAAGAGCTTTAAGACGCCGCCCTTATGTG TTGAAACCAGTGAGGGTGAACACCCCTGATTCCGTGTTGTGGCCAACCGGCAAGGTGCACAGAAGGCCAAAGCCT TCTACTTCAGTGCAGACccctcagatccacaaaaggCCT tCTGGAAGGGTGACTCGGCTGATGGAGAGAAAATATGATGTGACCTCATCCTCCAGTTCTGATGACTTTTCCATCTACTCCTTCACTGACTGTGAATCGGAG TGTGATGATGAGGATCATGAAAGGAGGACACCACCGCTGAAAGTTGAGGATGGAAAGGTGACCAAGCTTGACGTGAAGGTTATGGACGAGGATGATGATCTGTCTCTCCACTCCTTCGATGAGTCAGACTTCCTG AGCCCAGGGAAGGACTCAGGTCCTGTATCTGTCAAGAATGGTCTCTCTCCTCTTGTGACCTCAGCACACCGGACCCTGGCTGAAGCCCTACgggccctgccctctgctgtAGGCTCTCCCTACCCAGTAAATGTCCCAAGGCCTCTGACTCCTCTCAGCCCTGTCATTATCGCTCCGCCCCGAACAGAGAACTTCCCATACCGCCACAGCCCTCGCCTGGCTCCCATCACCAACCTGAGCGAGTCCGGCAGGAAGCTGCTCCAGGAAATGGCTGGAGTGGCCCCACAG GAAGGGAAGGTCAATAAGAAAAACAAGGGCAAGGCCAAAAAAGTAGTGAAGCAAGAGAAGGCCAGTAAGATGCAACAGATGGGAAATGTTGGAGGAAGTAAGGAGGAGGACAAGAAAGAGGAAAAGAAGAGTCTGGGGAAGAG